The following coding sequences lie in one Dunckerocampus dactyliophorus isolate RoL2022-P2 chromosome 4, RoL_Ddac_1.1, whole genome shotgun sequence genomic window:
- the serinc5 gene encoding serine incorporator 5 translates to MMCTPCCISQMACCCGSAACSCCCNCCPKIKQSTGTRIMYTVYFLLVTIVCVIMMSPTVEEEMKQNIPFYSELCEKMNAGKNCKTLVGYSAVYKVCFGMACFFFIFSIFTIGVNNSTGWRAAIHNGFWLPKFIVLGACCAAGFFIPQEATFLEVWRYVGAVGGFIFLLIQLMLLVEFAHRWNTNWSSGVKYNRMWYAALALVTLVLFSVAVGAVVFMGLFYTHREACLLNKMFLGINSSLCLIVSLLAISPFIQKLQPTSGLLQPGVISVYVMYLTFSAFSSKPKEMVEKDGMNTTVCVFPFNAGKESDKKIVTALAGIILFCCILYSCLTSTTKRSAAALRVCRNSEPETERARCCFCFGDDTEDYDEDKTGAGQSVLYDEREATNYSYTYFHFVFFLGSLYVMMTITNWFHYDDHRIEKLLDGSWSVFWIKISSSWVCLLLYMLTLIAPMICPKRFEA, encoded by the exons ATGATGTGTACTCCATGCTGTATCTCGCAG ATGGCCTGCTGCTGTGGCTCAGCGGCGTGCTCATGCTGCTGTAACTGCTGCCCAAAAATCAAACAGTCCACGGGGACCCGAATCATGTACACCGTCTATTTCCTGTTGGTTACCATTGTCTGTGTCATCATGATGTCCCCCACAGTAGAGGAGGAAATGAAACAGAAT ATCCCCTTCTACAGTGAGTTGTGTGAGAAGATGAATGCAGGGAAGAACTGCAAGACCCTGGTTGGGTACTCTGCTGTCTACAAGGTGTGCTTCGGCATGGCCtgtttcttcttcatcttctctATCTTCACCATAGGCGTGAACAACAGCACTGGTTGGAGGGCAGCCATACATAATGG GTTCTGGTTGCCAAAATTCATTGTGCTGGGGGCCTGCTGTGCTGCAGGCTTCTTCATCCCACAAGAGGCAACTTTTCTTGAAG TGTGGCGCTATGTTGGAGCTGTTGGCGGCTTCATCTTCCTGCTGATCCAGCTTATGCTGCTGGTGGAGTTTGCCCACCGATGGAACACAAACTG GAGCTCAGGAGTGAAGTATAATCGCATGTGGTATGCAGCGCTGGCCTTGGTCACTCTCGTGCTTTTCAGTGTTGCCGTGGGAGCTGTGGTCTTTATGGGTCTTTTCTACACCCACCGCGAGGCCTGTCTCCTCAACAAGATGTTCCTGGGCATCAACAGCAGCCTCTGCCTCATCGTCTCTCTGCTTGCCATTTCCCCCTTCATACAGAAAC TCCAGCCTACATCTGGTCTGCTCCAGCCCGGGGTTATAAGTGTGTATGTCATGTACCTTACCTTCTCAGCCTTCTCCAGCAAACCAAAAGAAA TGGTGGAGAAGGATGGCATGAacacaactgtgtgtgtgtttcccttCAACGCTGGAAAGGAAAGTGACAAGAAGATCGTCACAGCTCTTGCAGGCATTATCCTGTTCTGCTGCATCCTTTACTCCTG CCTGACCTCCACCACCAAGCGAAGCGCTGCAGCACTCCGAGTGTGCAGGAACAGTGAGCCAGAAACTGAG AGAGCCCGCTGCTGCTTCTGCTTTGGAGATGACACAG AAGACTATGACGAAGACAAAACCGGTGCAGGCCAGAGCGTGCTGTATGATGAGAGAGAGGCCACCAACTACAGCTACACATATTTCcactttgtcttcttcttggGTTCCCTTTACGTCATGATGACCATAACCAACTGGTTCCA CTATGACGACCACAGGATTGAGAAGCTCTTGGACGGGAGCTGGTCGGTTTTCTGGATCAAGATCTCCTCCTCCTGGGTGTGTCTGCTCCTCTACATGTTGACTCTCATTGCCCCCATGATCTGCCCCAAGCGCTTTGAGGCTTAG